In Tateyamaria omphalii, the following are encoded in one genomic region:
- a CDS encoding ABC transporter permease, producing the protein MTDFPAPQKPVRAVRRFASLRTILALILREMSTTYGRSPGGYIWAVLEPALGIALLSALFSLGFRSPSIGINFAIFYATGMVPFLMYTDLSGKVATSLLFSKRLLEYPTVTYVDAMVARFIVNLLTQLMVGYVIFVGILVIFETRTAPDLPVIFSAFAMAAVLAIGVGTINCFLFTMFPIWQRAWSVLTRPLFIISCIFFLFESIPQPYRDILWYNPLVHVVGMMRRGFYPSYDATYVEPLYVYGLGLGLWLIGLVFLSRYHRFLLNDG; encoded by the coding sequence ATGACAGACTTCCCCGCCCCGCAGAAACCGGTGCGCGCGGTCCGGCGCTTTGCCAGCCTGCGCACCATCCTGGCCCTGATCCTGCGGGAGATGTCGACAACCTATGGCCGCTCGCCCGGCGGATATATCTGGGCGGTGCTGGAACCCGCGCTCGGCATCGCGCTTTTGTCGGCCCTGTTCTCGCTTGGCTTCCGGTCGCCGTCGATCGGGATCAACTTTGCGATCTTCTATGCCACGGGCATGGTGCCGTTCCTGATGTACACGGACCTGTCGGGCAAGGTGGCCACATCGCTGCTGTTCTCCAAGCGGCTGCTGGAATATCCGACCGTGACCTATGTGGATGCCATGGTGGCCCGGTTCATCGTCAACCTGCTGACGCAGCTGATGGTGGGCTATGTGATCTTCGTGGGCATCCTTGTCATCTTCGAGACGCGGACCGCCCCAGACCTGCCGGTGATCTTCTCGGCCTTTGCCATGGCGGCGGTGCTGGCCATCGGGGTGGGCACCATCAACTGCTTCCTGTTCACCATGTTCCCGATCTGGCAACGGGCCTGGTCGGTGCTGACCCGGCCGCTCTTCATCATCTCATGCATCTTCTTTCTGTTCGAAAGCATCCCGCAGCCCTACCGGGACATCCTGTGGTACAACCCGCTTGTGCATGTGGTGGGGATGATGCGGCGGGGGTTCTATCCCAGCTATGACGCCACCTATGTCGAGCCGCTCTATGTCTATGGGCTGGGCCTGGGGCTGTGGCTGATCGGGCTGGTGTTTCTCAGCCGCTATCACCGCTTCCTGCTGAATGACGGCTAG
- a CDS encoding glycosyltransferase: MFRRAIQLFRRYARWHEDLEAPGFALSDEGSGEAMGQVERVHLTRGLIRVSGWCRTRTLDLVIGGTSHAGQPTLSRLDVSAAHDLDPVQPYGFVVEGAYDGAAACHLVLNGPTRPHVFPIAMPSARARRRARLRVGQAFVRDVWRIAPVILRWLVTRDDALRAPIKRGLRFEEPGAWALRFDPAVLPSAKTEAVSDRGESAAPITIVLPVFNAFELLQEALSRVLSHTDLPWHLVMIEDGSTDPRVRPFLRDWAAEHAQGQGEGQGDAPRITLIEHDDNLGFIRAVNTGLEAAAGRAGHVVLLNSDALVPQGWASRLLAPMLADDSVASVTPMSNDAEIFTVPAICQRGALARGMADAIDRVAQTLPPGPPGTTRAEAPTGVGFCMAMNRRFLDKVPLLDTYFGRGYGEEVDWCRRIAALGGRHLGIATLFVEHRGGSSFGSAAKQALVLKNNAIISERYPGYDTMVQDFIQTDPLVSARVVLGLAWAQAQVGAQVGARVGSDGAVPIYLGHTMGGGAETYLQGRIAADIAAGGAAVTLRVGGPLPWLLGVHGPGGVTQVALDDTGVLSRLLAPLTRRRIIYSNGVGHEDPVTLPSVLTRLKRGPQDRIEVLLHDFLPLSPSYTLLDAKGRYRGVPAMDNADPAHQSERADGTPVPLSEWRTAWGGLLAGADRIVAFSDNSRDLLQTAYPEAADACVVAPHSPDLTGIARVRPPAQGARPVIGVLGNIGYQKGAGLLQDLARHLGQSGAADLVVVGNIDPAYHLPPPARVHGSYQVEHVPNLAARYGITCWLIPSVWPETFSYTTHEALATGLPVWAFDLGAQGDTVRAAAARTGQGGVIPLDMQGKPDVDDLVTRMTAPAAGAARAGRG, translated from the coding sequence ATGTTCCGCCGCGCCATACAGCTTTTCAGGCGCTATGCCCGCTGGCACGAGGATCTCGAGGCGCCCGGCTTTGCGCTGAGCGATGAGGGGTCGGGCGAGGCGATGGGTCAGGTCGAACGGGTTCATCTGACCCGCGGCCTGATCCGCGTGTCGGGCTGGTGCCGGACCCGCACGCTGGATCTGGTGATCGGGGGCACCTCCCATGCAGGCCAGCCGACCCTGTCGCGGCTGGATGTGTCGGCGGCCCATGATCTGGATCCGGTACAGCCCTATGGGTTCGTGGTCGAGGGGGCCTATGACGGGGCCGCGGCCTGCCATCTTGTGCTGAACGGCCCGACCCGGCCCCATGTCTTTCCCATCGCCATGCCGTCGGCCCGGGCGCGCAGGCGGGCACGCCTGCGGGTGGGGCAGGCCTTTGTCCGGGATGTCTGGCGCATCGCCCCCGTCATCCTCCGCTGGCTCGTGACCCGTGACGACGCGCTGCGCGCACCCATCAAGCGCGGCCTGCGCTTTGAGGAGCCCGGCGCGTGGGCGCTGCGCTTCGATCCGGCCGTGCTGCCGTCTGCAAAGACTGAAGCAGTCTCTGACAGGGGCGAAAGTGCTGCGCCGATCACCATCGTCCTGCCGGTCTTCAACGCGTTCGAGCTGTTGCAGGAGGCGTTGTCCCGGGTTTTGTCCCACACCGATCTGCCCTGGCATCTGGTGATGATCGAGGATGGCTCGACCGACCCGCGCGTGCGGCCCTTCCTGCGCGACTGGGCGGCCGAGCATGCGCAGGGACAGGGAGAGGGGCAGGGGGACGCGCCGCGCATCACCCTGATCGAACATGACGACAACCTCGGATTTATCCGGGCGGTCAATACGGGCCTTGAGGCGGCCGCAGGGCGCGCGGGGCATGTGGTGCTGCTGAATTCCGACGCGCTGGTGCCGCAAGGCTGGGCCAGCCGCCTGCTGGCCCCGATGCTGGCCGATGACAGCGTGGCCAGCGTCACGCCGATGTCAAACGATGCCGAGATCTTTACCGTGCCTGCGATCTGCCAGCGCGGCGCGCTGGCACGCGGCATGGCGGATGCCATCGACCGCGTGGCGCAGACGCTGCCCCCCGGCCCACCGGGCACCACCCGGGCCGAGGCCCCCACGGGCGTGGGGTTCTGCATGGCCATGAACCGCCGCTTTCTGGACAAAGTCCCCTTGTTAGACACGTATTTTGGCCGCGGATACGGGGAAGAGGTCGACTGGTGCCGCCGCATTGCCGCCCTGGGCGGGCGGCATCTGGGCATTGCCACGCTGTTTGTCGAACATCGCGGCGGCAGCTCTTTTGGCAGCGCGGCGAAACAGGCGCTTGTGCTCAAGAACAATGCCATCATTTCCGAGCGCTATCCCGGCTATGATACCATGGTGCAGGATTTCATCCAGACCGATCCGCTGGTCAGCGCGCGCGTGGTGCTGGGGCTGGCCTGGGCTCAGGCACAGGTCGGGGCACAGGTCGGGGCACGGGTCGGGTCGGACGGGGCGGTGCCGATCTATCTGGGCCACACCATGGGCGGCGGGGCCGAGACCTATCTGCAGGGGCGCATCGCGGCGGACATTGCCGCAGGCGGCGCGGCCGTAACCCTGCGCGTGGGCGGGCCGTTGCCCTGGCTTTTGGGTGTGCATGGCCCCGGCGGGGTGACCCAGGTCGCGCTTGACGACACCGGCGTGCTGTCGCGCCTGCTGGCGCCGCTGACCCGGCGACGGATCATCTATTCCAACGGGGTGGGCCATGAGGATCCGGTCACCCTGCCCAGCGTTCTGACCCGGCTCAAGCGGGGCCCGCAGGACCGGATCGAGGTGTTGCTGCATGATTTCCTGCCGCTCAGCCCGTCCTACACGCTGCTGGATGCAAAGGGGCGCTACCGGGGGGTGCCCGCGATGGACAATGCCGATCCTGCACACCAGTCCGAACGCGCCGACGGCACGCCGGTCCCGCTGTCGGAGTGGCGCACCGCCTGGGGTGGCTTGCTGGCCGGAGCGGACCGGATCGTGGCCTTTTCCGACAACAGTCGTGATCTGTTGCAGACGGCCTATCCGGAGGCGGCGGACGCCTGTGTGGTCGCGCCGCACAGCCCGGACCTGACCGGGATCGCGCGGGTGCGCCCGCCGGCACAGGGTGCCCGCCCGGTGATCGGTGTGCTGGGCAATATCGGCTATCAGAAGGGGGCAGGACTGTTGCAGGATCTGGCCCGTCATCTGGGCCAGAGCGGGGCCGCCGATCTTGTGGTTGTCGGCAATATCGACCCGGCCTATCACCTGCCGCCGCCCGCGCGCGTGCATGGCAGTTACCAGGTGGAGCATGTGCCCAATCTGGCAGCCCGCTATGGCATCACCTGCTGGTTGATCCCGTCGGTGTGGCCCGAGACGTTTTCCTATACCACGCATGAGGCGCTGGCGACGGGGCTGCCGGTCTGGGCCTTTGATCTGGGCGCGCAGGGCGACACCGTGCGTGCCGCGGCCGCCCGCACGGGGCAGGGTGGGGTGATCCCGCTGGACATGCAGGGCAAGCCCGATGTCGATGATCTGGTCACCCGGATGACCGCCCCCGCGGCGGGGGCCGCCCGCGCCGGGCGGGGCTGA
- the rfbA gene encoding glucose-1-phosphate thymidylyltransferase RfbA, with product MTKRKGIILAGGSGTRLYPITIGVSKQLLPIYDKPMIYYPLSVLMLAGIREIAVITTPQDQDQFKRTLGDGSAWGIALTYIVQPSPDGLAQAYILAEDFLAGAPSAMVLGDNIFFGHGLPKLMDAADQADAGGTVFGYHVADPERYGVVDFDDAGAARSIIEKPEVPPSNYAVTGLYFLDGTAPERARGVKPSARGEVEITTLLETYLHEGTLNVQRMGRGYAWLDTGTHGSLLDAGNFVRTLQMRQGLQTGSPDEIAYEHGWITTEQLKERAELFRKNTYGEYLHELLG from the coding sequence ATGACCAAGCGCAAGGGCATCATCCTGGCCGGGGGCTCCGGCACGCGGCTTTATCCCATCACCATCGGTGTGTCGAAGCAGCTGCTGCCGATCTATGACAAGCCGATGATCTATTACCCCCTGTCGGTGCTGATGCTGGCGGGCATCCGCGAGATCGCCGTCATCACCACGCCGCAGGACCAGGACCAGTTCAAGCGCACCTTGGGCGACGGCAGCGCCTGGGGCATCGCGCTGACCTATATCGTGCAGCCCAGCCCCGACGGGCTGGCGCAGGCCTATATCCTGGCCGAGGATTTCCTGGCCGGTGCGCCGTCGGCCATGGTGCTGGGCGACAACATCTTTTTCGGCCACGGCCTGCCCAAGCTGATGGACGCCGCCGATCAGGCCGACGCGGGCGGCACCGTCTTTGGCTATCACGTGGCCGATCCAGAGCGCTACGGCGTGGTGGATTTCGACGATGCGGGTGCGGCCCGGTCGATCATCGAAAAGCCCGAGGTGCCGCCCTCGAACTATGCGGTGACGGGGCTGTACTTTCTGGATGGCACGGCGCCGGAACGCGCCCGCGGGGTCAAACCCTCGGCCCGGGGCGAGGTCGAGATCACGACCCTGCTGGAAACCTATCTGCACGAGGGCACGCTGAACGTGCAGCGCATGGGCCGCGGCTATGCCTGGCTGGACACCGGCACCCATGGCAGCCTGCTGGATGCGGGCAATTTCGTGCGCACCTTGCAGATGCGCCAGGGCCTGCAGACCGGCAGCCCCGACGAGATCGCATATGAGCACGGCTGGATCACCACCGAGCAGCTGAAGGAACGGGCGGAGCTCTTCCGCAAGAACACCTATGGCGAGTATCTTCACGAGTTGCTGGGCTAG
- the rfbD gene encoding dTDP-4-dehydrorhamnose reductase, translating into MDVLIFGASGQVARELALQAPEGVSATHLGRDRADLGDPAACAAAIRAAAPQAVINAAAYTAVDRAEEEEEAARVVNGEAPAAMAAAAAALGVPFIHISTDYVFAGDGEAPWRPEDPTGPLGAYGRTKLAGEEGVRAAGGAHAILRTSWVFSAHGGNFVKTMLRLGAERDRLTIVADQIGGPTPARDIARACWRMAQALAAGQGASGTYHFSGSPDVSWADFAREIFAQAGLAPEVVDIPTSDFPTPAVRPPNSRMDCSSLKATFGIERPDWRAGLAEVLADLSAAA; encoded by the coding sequence ATGGATGTTTTGATTTTCGGCGCCAGCGGCCAGGTCGCCCGCGAGCTGGCCCTGCAGGCGCCGGAGGGGGTCAGCGCGACCCATCTGGGCCGTGACCGGGCCGATCTGGGCGATCCCGCCGCCTGTGCGGCCGCGATCCGGGCAGCGGCCCCGCAGGCGGTGATCAATGCCGCCGCCTACACCGCCGTCGACCGCGCCGAAGAGGAAGAAGAGGCCGCCCGCGTCGTGAACGGGGAGGCGCCCGCCGCCATGGCCGCTGCCGCTGCCGCACTGGGTGTGCCCTTCATCCACATCTCGACCGATTATGTCTTTGCCGGGGACGGGGAGGCGCCCTGGCGCCCCGAGGATCCCACCGGCCCCCTGGGCGCCTATGGCCGCACCAAGCTGGCGGGCGAGGAGGGCGTGCGCGCCGCGGGCGGCGCCCATGCCATCCTGCGCACGTCCTGGGTGTTTTCCGCCCATGGCGGCAATTTCGTAAAGACCATGCTGCGCCTTGGCGCCGAGCGGGACCGGCTGACCATCGTGGCCGACCAGATCGGTGGGCCCACGCCCGCCCGCGACATCGCGCGCGCCTGCTGGCGCATGGCCCAGGCCCTGGCCGCGGGGCAGGGCGCCAGCGGCACCTATCATTTCTCGGGCAGCCCGGATGTCAGCTGGGCCGATTTCGCGCGTGAGATCTTTGCCCAGGCGGGTCTGGCCCCCGAAGTCGTGGACATCCCCACCAGCGACTTTCCGACCCCGGCGGTCCGTCCCCCCAATTCCCGCATGGACTGTTCCAGCCTCAAGGCCACCTTTGGCATCGAGCGCCCCGATTGGCGCGCGGGCCTGGCCGAGGTGCTGGCCGATCTGAGCGCTGCCGCCTGA